In one window of Cellulophaga sp. HaHa_2_95 DNA:
- a CDS encoding phosphatase PAP2 family protein, producing the protein MKRKILTILVIFILGKATAQLDSTTVKPKTNLFKKSTVPLSLIGAGILLSDSGFEKSFNTNSRNWIGNDFETNLDDYTRYAPVATLFISDVAGVQAKNHWFDQTKHLAISMILTDVFTRALKKNIYKLRPDGSNENAFPSGHTSITFASGAVVYEEFKEASPLLAYSGYGFATLTGGLRLANNKHWISDVLAGAGLGILVTKLVYHFDYLFKWNPFIHSKDMSLIPRYSEGNVGVYFSKKF; encoded by the coding sequence ATGAAAAGAAAAATACTTACCATTCTTGTTATTTTTATATTGGGAAAAGCGACTGCTCAATTAGACAGCACAACCGTGAAACCGAAGACGAATCTATTTAAGAAAAGTACGGTACCCCTATCGCTTATCGGGGCAGGTATCTTATTATCTGATAGCGGCTTTGAGAAATCATTTAACACAAACTCTAGAAATTGGATAGGAAATGATTTTGAAACAAACTTAGATGACTATACAAGATATGCACCTGTAGCCACGCTATTTATTTCAGATGTTGCAGGAGTTCAGGCAAAAAACCATTGGTTTGATCAAACAAAACATCTTGCTATTTCCATGATTCTTACAGATGTATTTACAAGAGCCTTGAAAAAAAATATTTACAAACTTAGACCTGATGGCTCTAATGAGAATGCTTTCCCCTCTGGACATACCTCCATCACCTTTGCCTCTGGTGCAGTCGTTTATGAAGAATTTAAAGAAGCTAGTCCACTCTTGGCATATTCTGGATACGGTTTTGCCACCCTTACTGGTGGTTTACGATTGGCAAATAATAAACATTGGATATCTGATGTCTTGGCTGGTGCCGGCTTAGGTATTCTTGTTACTAAATTAGTCTATCATTTTGACTACTTATTTAAATGGAATCCATTCATCCACTCAAAAGACATGTCTCTAATTCCAAGGTATTCAGAAGGAAATGTTGGAGTCTATTTTTCAAAAAAGTTTTAA
- a CDS encoding PepSY domain-containing protein yields MKRYTFRKLINDIHLWLGIISGIVLFIVCLTGTILAFETELILLFDKQDYYSEKTGEPLSFEEIITAIEKENHVVKDFIYFKEENQNLQFTLLTKEEAHSGKPARGRSVQINPFTGAEVKATGKTKAFIHSVEELHRVLLLDQKIGRPIVGVCTIIFSLLCFSGLLLWMPKKIKQFKKWKFWKQGFTLKTKANWKRVNYDIHNTFGFYALAPMLLMGLTGLLWSFQWYYDGLENVLGDKLGKSRFDTTLPLKTAYDQIPTIDYAALLKKTDSILPHKNAATRITLPLKPNESVMIRKKSDGFFAYDAADKLQFNPYTNTLISKSLFKDEKLGGKIASLIRGIHVGSFAGTFTKIIYFVSCLIATSLPITGTLIWINKMKTNKFSK; encoded by the coding sequence ATGAAAAGATACACTTTCAGAAAATTGATAAATGACATACACTTATGGCTAGGAATTATCAGTGGTATTGTCTTATTTATAGTTTGTCTAACGGGAACAATTTTAGCATTTGAAACCGAGTTGATTTTACTTTTTGACAAGCAAGATTATTATTCTGAAAAAACAGGAGAACCACTTTCTTTTGAAGAAATCATAACAGCTATCGAAAAAGAAAATCATGTAGTGAAAGATTTCATTTACTTTAAAGAGGAAAATCAGAACTTACAATTTACCTTACTCACCAAAGAGGAGGCACACTCTGGTAAACCAGCAAGAGGTAGATCTGTTCAAATCAACCCATTCACCGGAGCGGAAGTTAAAGCAACAGGAAAAACAAAAGCCTTTATTCATTCCGTTGAAGAGTTACACCGCGTTTTACTTCTTGATCAAAAAATAGGGAGGCCAATTGTTGGAGTTTGCACCATCATTTTTAGTCTACTTTGTTTTTCTGGATTATTACTTTGGATGCCAAAAAAAATAAAACAATTCAAAAAATGGAAGTTTTGGAAACAGGGTTTTACTTTGAAAACAAAAGCCAATTGGAAACGCGTAAATTATGACATTCATAATACTTTTGGATTTTACGCACTTGCTCCTATGTTATTAATGGGGCTAACAGGTTTGCTATGGTCTTTTCAGTGGTATTATGACGGGCTAGAAAATGTACTGGGAGACAAATTGGGTAAATCAAGGTTTGATACCACCCTACCCTTAAAAACAGCTTATGATCAAATTCCAACGATAGATTACGCAGCGCTACTAAAAAAAACAGATAGCATCTTACCTCATAAAAATGCAGCTACTAGAATTACACTACCCTTAAAACCAAATGAAAGTGTCATGATCAGAAAAAAAAGTGATGGCTTTTTTGCTTATGACGCTGCAGATAAACTACAATTTAACCCTTATACAAATACACTCATTTCAAAATCGCTTTTTAAAGATGAAAAGCTTGGTGGAAAAATAGCAAGTCTAATCAGAGGTATACATGTAGGATCTTTTGCAGGTACATTCACTAAGATTATTTACTTCGTAAGTTGCCTAATAGCAACTTCGTTACCCATTACAGGAACCTTAATATGGATAAATAAGATGAAAACAAATAAGTTCTCGAAGTAA
- a CDS encoding sensor histidine kinase KdpD, producing MYFLKNKLHHPFIVILMCVILSVSGFLITDYIVAWEKFWKGLYLSIFLPIFISTPIAIIIDSYFKKIKSQNIELEQLDTINKKLFLLISHDVRSPLASLKGLIDMIANNELDAEESKKYLNQLSTKLDHLNDFLNGLFEWSQKQTQNKPLDFTNFDPFEVINPTINLLEHAIEKKDIITTVKSTKTFLYADKESFSFIFRNILHNAIKFTDKEGEIQVETKAHNGEIHITIKDNGVGITEKEIDKILNGSNWYTTKGTSQENGSGFGLRTCFYYLEKNNGRLKIESEIGNGSTFTIVLPEAS from the coding sequence ATGTACTTTTTAAAAAATAAATTACACCATCCTTTCATAGTAATATTGATGTGCGTTATTTTATCTGTTTCCGGATTTCTGATAACTGACTATATTGTGGCATGGGAAAAATTCTGGAAAGGACTTTACTTAAGTATATTCCTCCCTATATTTATATCCACCCCTATTGCAATAATTATAGATAGCTATTTTAAAAAAATAAAATCTCAGAATATTGAATTAGAACAACTAGACACCATTAATAAAAAATTATTCTTATTAATCTCACATGATGTACGCTCTCCTTTGGCGAGTCTAAAAGGATTGATAGATATGATTGCTAACAATGAGTTAGATGCAGAGGAAAGCAAAAAATATCTTAATCAGCTTTCTACCAAATTAGACCACCTCAATGATTTTTTAAACGGACTCTTTGAATGGTCACAGAAGCAAACACAAAACAAACCTTTAGACTTTACCAATTTTGATCCTTTTGAAGTAATAAACCCAACTATTAACTTGCTAGAACATGCCATTGAAAAGAAAGACATTATCACAACCGTAAAAAGCACTAAAACCTTTCTCTACGCAGATAAAGAAAGTTTCTCATTCATTTTTAGAAACATTCTACACAATGCCATAAAGTTTACAGATAAAGAAGGTGAAATTCAAGTAGAAACAAAAGCTCACAATGGAGAAATACATATTACTATAAAAGACAATGGTGTTGGCATCACGGAAAAAGAAATTGATAAAATTTTAAATGGAAGCAATTGGTACACCACTAAAGGAACTTCTCAAGAGAACGGTTCTGGTTTTGGCTTGCGCACCTGTTTTTACTACCTAGAAAAAAACAATGGGCGTTTAAAAATTGAAAGCGAAATTGGGAACGGTAGTACGTTCACTATTGTACTACCAGAAGCTTCGTAA
- a CDS encoding alpha/beta hydrolase codes for MKLLFYTFCLFTVFSNAQKIEIGDVKKIQSTILNEEREYWVSLPENYANEKYETQKYPVVYLLDGEKYFQTVTGMVKNLSNGYYPQIPECIVIAIKNTNRSRDLTPTIVRDLSYESGGAAKFEAFITDELIPEVNKNYNTLDYKILIGHSFGGLFAFNLALKTPSPFNAYIVIDPSLWWDNNTTVQKLEQTLKTKDFKGTTLFFANANSIGNQKEPSKQHYAHFDAKKNSLKLLEDNLPKKLNFHSKYYKDEDHGSVVLPSLIDGLRTVFKGFRMNVKELIKNPSLIEHNYQLLSDKIGVDFKPQSTYLDRVVDLALKQGEKENAKILHDLNKKLYPQNTYLEHKFEF; via the coding sequence ATGAAACTATTATTTTACACCTTTTGCCTCTTTACTGTTTTTTCAAATGCTCAAAAAATAGAAATCGGAGACGTAAAAAAGATCCAGTCTACCATTTTAAATGAAGAGAGAGAATATTGGGTATCCTTACCCGAAAACTATGCTAATGAAAAATATGAGACTCAGAAATACCCTGTAGTCTATTTGTTAGACGGAGAAAAATATTTTCAGACAGTAACAGGCATGGTTAAAAATCTATCTAATGGGTACTACCCTCAAATTCCTGAATGCATTGTTATTGCTATTAAAAATACCAATAGATCTAGAGATTTAACCCCAACAATTGTTAGAGATCTTTCTTATGAATCTGGTGGTGCAGCTAAATTTGAAGCTTTTATTACTGATGAGTTAATTCCCGAAGTAAATAAAAATTACAACACTTTAGATTATAAGATTTTAATAGGTCATTCTTTTGGAGGACTTTTTGCTTTTAACCTGGCACTAAAAACACCATCTCCCTTCAACGCTTATATCGTGATAGACCCCAGCTTATGGTGGGACAACAACACCACGGTACAAAAACTAGAACAGACTTTGAAAACTAAGGATTTTAAAGGAACCACATTATTCTTTGCCAATGCTAACTCTATAGGAAACCAAAAAGAGCCTAGCAAACAGCATTACGCCCATTTTGATGCTAAAAAGAATAGCCTAAAATTATTAGAAGATAATCTTCCTAAAAAATTAAATTTTCACAGTAAATATTACAAAGATGAAGATCATGGCAGTGTTGTGCTACCTTCCTTAATTGATGGGTTGAGAACTGTTTTTAAAGGCTTTCGAATGAACGTAAAAGAACTCATTAAAAACCCATCTCTAATAGAACACAATTACCAACTATTATCAGATAAGATAGGGGTTGATTTTAAACCACAAAGTACTTACTTAGATAGGGTGGTTGATTTAGCCTTGAAACAAGGTGAAAAGGAAAACGCAAAAATTCTACATGATTTAAACAAAAAATTATATCCTCAGAACACGTATTTAGAACACAAATTTGAGTTTTAG
- a CDS encoding AraC family transcriptional regulator — MKSVYRNHVYPHKVTTKVFTEGFKKKVIEDRTLVSENPFIVGKTREILLDGIKVNMRSGKINPPLSIDVAHDFPFLKIHFEIEGSSIYTPNNDKSVVVAIPGGHYNFFFLPEVNGTLRYDKPQRETLEILFTKDYLKRVFGTSFKKECSEFGIALEQNHPFLMWENSKPITPQLHSIINEIMTCDFEGGLKKAYLESKITEILAIFFNRLKNKEIKYPEGICEEDYLKIIHAETILRDHIKNPFTIAQLAMVSGVNQFKLKKHFKIVFGKPIFSYVTNLRMEKAKSLIEDEGFTIAEAAYEIGYKNPQHFTVAFKKVYNFLPSSLKKD; from the coding sequence ATGAAATCAGTATATCGGAATCACGTTTACCCTCATAAAGTGACCACCAAGGTTTTTACAGAAGGTTTTAAAAAGAAGGTGATTGAGGATCGTACGCTAGTTTCAGAAAATCCTTTTATAGTAGGTAAAACGCGAGAAATACTACTTGATGGGATTAAAGTTAATATGCGTAGTGGGAAAATAAATCCGCCACTTAGTATTGATGTAGCTCATGATTTTCCTTTTTTAAAAATTCACTTTGAAATTGAAGGCAGCAGTATTTATACTCCTAACAATGATAAAAGTGTTGTGGTCGCAATTCCAGGAGGGCATTATAATTTTTTTTTCTTGCCAGAAGTAAATGGAACTTTGCGTTATGATAAACCCCAAAGAGAAACTTTAGAAATTTTATTTACAAAGGATTATTTGAAACGCGTATTTGGTACTTCGTTTAAGAAAGAATGTTCTGAGTTTGGTATAGCTTTAGAACAGAATCATCCTTTTTTGATGTGGGAAAATAGTAAGCCTATTACACCGCAACTTCATAGTATAATAAATGAAATTATGACGTGCGATTTTGAAGGGGGTTTAAAAAAAGCTTATTTAGAGTCTAAAATTACCGAGATTCTTGCTATTTTTTTTAATCGCTTAAAAAATAAGGAAATTAAATACCCAGAGGGTATATGTGAAGAAGACTATCTGAAAATTATACATGCGGAAACCATCTTAAGAGATCATATTAAAAACCCGTTCACTATTGCTCAACTAGCTATGGTGTCAGGAGTTAATCAATTTAAATTAAAAAAGCATTTTAAAATAGTCTTTGGAAAACCAATTTTTTCGTATGTAACAAATTTACGAATGGAAAAAGCAAAGAGTTTAATTGAAGATGAGGGCTTTACTATTGCTGAAGCTGCTTATGAAATAGGATATAAAAATCCACAACACTTCACAGTAGCTTTTAAAAAAGTCTATAATTTTTTACCTAGTAGTCTAAAAAAAGACTGA
- a CDS encoding RagB/SusD family nutrient uptake outer membrane protein, whose amino-acid sequence MKNKIYITVLTIVSLLNWSCTDLEEERLDESEFGGQAEKISGAIAPAYGQISSTFFITNYYGLQLISADEAILPFRGGVDWFDGGKYMSAHTHNMTPTNDMVTTSWNALTKNISRTLAAIEVLTPLSEEGSTEATGALHEMIALRAYLNMLLLDSWGIVLKKDSSTELSVVLRGQEAIDYIESEFLAVVDVINTDRGSGRMTQSAVWGFLARLHLNAPVYRDPYGTPNFTAEDMNKAIEYSDNVINSGLYSLSPEYFELFNDENRGNAELIFALDQRGVLEEEHSRWAYWSISKSMFPRPEHPSADGTDGPAITTSFYQTWVDAYEGVDPAEADSRFYQRNTLVPDAQLADLAGRTPLLETETENSFYCIAPEDFEMDRGILRGMQWGARKGDDGTFITCEDGTVKIYPIPLTKGNGPARDIGYVNHVLDINFSIPGSLHDTGYRSAKYQFSRTSPDGNDFSSVDLVLMRLAEIYLIRAEAKLRNGDNGSALADVNFVRTSRTARPDQTPAALAAVDLDIVFRERGFELYWEGFRRTDQIRFGKYEDSWSEKTDSDPNNRLFPIPQSAVDGASGIVGFLVQNQGY is encoded by the coding sequence ATGAAAAATAAAATTTATATAACGGTACTAACAATCGTTTCTCTGTTGAATTGGAGTTGTACCGATTTAGAGGAAGAAAGACTTGATGAATCGGAGTTTGGTGGCCAAGCTGAAAAAATAAGTGGAGCTATAGCACCAGCTTACGGACAAATATCATCGACATTTTTTATAACGAACTATTACGGTTTACAGTTAATTTCTGCAGACGAAGCCATTTTACCATTCCGCGGTGGAGTAGATTGGTTTGATGGAGGTAAATATATGTCGGCACATACTCATAACATGACGCCAACTAATGATATGGTGACCACTTCTTGGAATGCACTTACAAAGAATATTTCTAGAACATTAGCCGCAATTGAAGTATTAACTCCTCTGTCTGAAGAAGGAAGTACTGAAGCAACAGGAGCATTGCATGAAATGATAGCTTTACGAGCGTATTTGAATATGCTGCTTTTAGATAGCTGGGGTATTGTACTTAAAAAAGATTCTTCAACTGAGCTTTCAGTAGTGCTTAGAGGACAAGAGGCTATTGATTATATTGAAAGTGAATTTTTAGCGGTGGTAGACGTTATAAATACCGATAGAGGTTCTGGTAGAATGACCCAGAGCGCTGTTTGGGGCTTTTTAGCAAGATTACATTTGAATGCTCCAGTTTATCGTGATCCTTACGGAACGCCAAACTTTACTGCAGAAGATATGAATAAGGCTATAGAGTATTCTGACAACGTAATTAATTCAGGCTTATATAGCTTATCTCCTGAGTATTTTGAATTATTCAACGATGAAAATAGAGGGAATGCGGAGTTGATCTTTGCTTTAGATCAACGTGGTGTATTAGAAGAAGAACATAGTCGTTGGGCCTATTGGTCTATTTCAAAATCTATGTTTCCTAGACCAGAACACCCAAGTGCAGATGGTACAGATGGACCTGCAATAACTACTAGTTTCTACCAAACATGGGTAGATGCCTATGAAGGGGTAGACCCTGCCGAAGCTGATTCTCGATTCTATCAAAGAAATACCTTGGTCCCTGACGCTCAATTGGCAGATTTAGCAGGCCGAACGCCGCTTCTTGAAACAGAAACAGAAAATAGTTTTTACTGTATTGCCCCTGAAGATTTTGAAATGGATAGAGGTATTTTAAGAGGCATGCAATGGGGAGCTAGAAAAGGGGATGACGGTACATTTATAACTTGTGAAGATGGTACTGTTAAGATATATCCAATACCGTTAACAAAAGGAAACGGACCAGCAAGAGATATAGGATATGTAAACCATGTTTTAGATATTAACTTTTCTATACCAGGTTCATTACATGACACAGGGTACAGATCTGCAAAATATCAGTTTAGCCGCACCTCACCTGATGGTAATGATTTTAGTAGTGTAGATCTTGTATTGATGCGTTTGGCAGAAATATATTTAATACGAGCAGAAGCCAAATTAAGAAATGGAGATAATGGCAGTGCATTAGCAGATGTTAATTTTGTAAGAACATCTAGAACTGCGAGACCAGATCAAACTCCAGCTGCATTGGCTGCGGTTGATTTAGATATTGTATTCAGAGAAAGAGGTTTTGAATTGTATTGGGAAGGGTTTAGAAGAACTGATCAAATACGATTTGGAAAATATGAAGATTCTTGGTCAGAGAAAACGGATTCAGATCCAAACAATCGTTTATTCCCGATTCCTCAAAGTGCTGTTGATGGCGCTTCGGGTATAGTTGGTTTCTTAGTTCAAAATCAAGGATACTAA
- a CDS encoding TonB-dependent receptor: MKISKLLGAILLLFFAVTLNAQNQTATISGKVITSDGAPAPYINVIIKELNAGSITNALGTYELRNVAYGSYTIEYSLIGMEKKAMTIHVNTPNITVHDVLLNESSEKLSEVVVSAQRLNQFAHKESEYVARVPLKNINNPQSYSVVTNALLKEQITTDLPSAFKSITGGGYVESNDGNVSVYLRGFRSDVHLRNGGIAWIKAPLDPQNIERLEIIKGPGSLLHGTNVNNIANFGGVVNKVTKQAYDGKKLDLGFITGRWEQERATVDYNTVLSKEDKVYFRINAAYNSENSFQDQGIIREFMVAPSITVDVSDKLSVKANLEYNKSKRNLNFARGLAGSLISDEVNSWDDLGWDYHTNYGTNEMAGYFSTLAAQIAIDYTLSDTWSSKTKFTKATTFTDANYLRVVMLDETTVGRYYLQLDPRETGNTHVQQDFLNIFEGDKIENKFIAGLSYLHNFDDTQRTGVWNAIDAVDTTNPIITGLTNEQFEANLADETKNKTLTKFQTLGFYAFDAITVNKQLTLTGGLRFDRFMADNTITNGLEGTNGYNQNSLSTKLGLAYNPFDDKASVFINYMDGLSNNAPSDNGNGEIITWDAERAKQFEAGTKLNFFDGKLVSTISYYNINIDNDIIVDENGISSQTGETLSKGFEIDLIANPAPGLNIVAGYTKNNATLEKVDFGNEALLGNSLTYTPETVWNFWMSYQALKGKVKGLGFGLGANHMSEIYNSTANNFGSKTYTTVDATIFYKKNNYKISLKADNVFDQEYYNGYGIPQKPFNFRVGIFYSVF, encoded by the coding sequence ATGAAAATATCAAAACTATTAGGAGCAATCCTCCTATTGTTTTTTGCAGTTACATTAAATGCCCAGAACCAGACCGCTACTATATCAGGAAAAGTTATTACATCAGACGGAGCTCCTGCCCCATATATCAATGTCATCATAAAGGAGCTTAACGCAGGATCAATTACTAACGCATTAGGAACATACGAACTACGAAATGTAGCCTATGGTTCTTACACCATTGAATATTCGCTTATCGGAATGGAAAAAAAGGCAATGACAATTCATGTAAATACCCCAAATATTACGGTACATGATGTACTGCTAAATGAAAGTAGTGAAAAGCTCAGTGAGGTTGTTGTAAGTGCCCAAAGACTTAACCAGTTTGCACATAAAGAATCTGAATATGTAGCCCGTGTACCCTTAAAAAATATCAATAACCCACAATCCTATTCTGTTGTGACGAATGCCCTTTTAAAAGAGCAAATTACAACTGACCTACCTTCCGCCTTTAAGAGTATCACAGGAGGAGGTTACGTGGAATCAAATGACGGAAATGTAAGTGTTTATTTAAGAGGATTTAGGTCTGATGTTCATTTAAGAAATGGAGGAATTGCATGGATAAAAGCCCCTTTAGATCCCCAAAACATAGAACGTTTGGAAATTATTAAAGGACCAGGATCCTTATTACACGGTACAAATGTAAATAACATTGCAAACTTTGGTGGCGTTGTAAATAAAGTTACTAAACAAGCCTACGATGGTAAAAAACTAGATCTTGGCTTTATTACTGGCCGTTGGGAACAAGAACGAGCAACAGTTGATTATAATACTGTTTTAAGTAAGGAGGATAAAGTGTATTTTAGAATAAATGCTGCTTATAATTCTGAAAATAGTTTTCAAGACCAAGGAATTATTAGAGAATTTATGGTAGCTCCATCTATAACTGTTGATGTATCTGATAAATTAAGTGTAAAAGCTAATTTGGAATACAATAAGAGTAAACGCAACTTAAACTTTGCTAGAGGCCTCGCAGGAAGTCTTATTTCAGATGAAGTTAATTCTTGGGACGATTTAGGCTGGGACTATCACACCAACTATGGCACTAATGAAATGGCCGGTTACTTTTCTACTTTAGCCGCTCAAATAGCCATAGACTATACCTTATCCGATACTTGGTCCTCAAAAACAAAATTTACGAAAGCCACAACGTTCACTGATGCCAATTACCTCAGAGTTGTTATGCTAGATGAAACAACAGTTGGCAGATATTATCTTCAACTAGATCCAAGAGAAACGGGCAATACTCACGTACAACAAGATTTTTTAAACATATTTGAAGGTGATAAAATTGAGAATAAATTTATTGCAGGACTAAGCTACTTACATAATTTTGACGACACACAACGTACAGGTGTTTGGAATGCTATAGATGCTGTTGATACTACTAATCCAATAATTACAGGGCTAACAAATGAGCAATTTGAAGCTAATTTAGCTGATGAAACTAAAAATAAAACACTTACAAAGTTTCAAACCTTAGGTTTTTACGCTTTTGATGCCATCACGGTTAACAAGCAATTAACCCTTACGGGAGGCTTACGCTTTGATCGTTTTATGGCAGATAATACTATCACAAATGGTCTTGAAGGAACTAATGGGTATAATCAAAATAGCTTGAGTACTAAACTAGGCTTAGCCTATAACCCTTTTGACGATAAAGCATCTGTATTTATAAATTATATGGATGGACTGAGTAATAACGCTCCTTCTGACAATGGCAATGGAGAAATTATCACTTGGGATGCTGAAAGAGCAAAACAATTTGAAGCGGGGACTAAGCTCAACTTTTTTGATGGTAAATTAGTAAGTACCATTAGTTACTATAACATCAACATTGATAACGATATTATTGTAGATGAAAACGGAATAAGTTCTCAAACGGGAGAAACCTTAAGTAAAGGCTTTGAAATAGATTTAATTGCAAATCCCGCTCCTGGCCTAAATATTGTCGCTGGATACACTAAGAACAATGCAACTTTGGAAAAAGTTGATTTTGGGAATGAAGCTCTTTTAGGGAACAGTTTAACATACACTCCCGAAACGGTATGGAATTTCTGGATGAGCTACCAAGCTTTAAAAGGTAAAGTGAAAGGACTAGGTTTTGGTCTTGGAGCCAATCATATGAGTGAAATATATAATAGCACTGCAAACAATTTTGGCTCAAAAACATACACTACAGTTGATGCCACTATTTTTTACAAAAAAAATAACTATAAAATTAGCCTAAAAGCAGATAATGTTTTTGACCAAGAATATTACAACGGCTACGGAATACCACAAAAACCTTTTAATTTTAGAGTAGGCATATTTTATAGTGTATTCTAG
- the pafA gene encoding alkaline phosphatase PafA: MKYLIFILLILNTMTSLGQDTSKPKLVVGIVIDQMRAEYLYRFQDNYTEDGFKLLMNEGFNVKNTHYNYMPTITGPGHASIYSGTTPENHGIVSNDWYNRESKKTMYCAEDTTVLMVDSDKKELLNIPIGNRSPQNLKTTTITDELKLFSNGRSKVIGVSLKDRGAIFPAGHLADAAYWYNANNGNFVSSTYYLETLPEWLVAFNNSHKADSLLNLTWNTFLTRDKYIHSGADDASFEKVYKGRETSTFPYHLKKLRKTNGNYSLLAEVPYGNTLVTQLAIEAIKKEGLGQGKEIDFLTISYSATDYIGHHFGIRSKEVEDAYVRMDREIATLLKNLNKEVGKGNYTLFLTADHGASDTPNFLKTMRLPGEFYTPEKIKKRINADLSEKFGVSDYISFIDNAQLYFNETSTSKELVIKRAASFLRTIEGVKSIYTPNLLHSNSYENSIDPLVKTSVHLENSGDILFEFHSGWMEERPYGTTHGSTYTSDTHVPLLFYGHGIPKGVATKKHVITQIAPTLSMILDIPLPNTSNRKPIDGIFTGNK, translated from the coding sequence ATGAAATATCTAATTTTTATCTTATTGATTCTTAACACCATGACGAGTCTAGGACAGGACACCAGCAAACCAAAACTTGTGGTTGGCATAGTCATAGATCAAATGCGTGCAGAATACTTATATCGTTTTCAAGACAACTATACAGAAGATGGTTTTAAGCTATTAATGAACGAAGGTTTTAATGTAAAAAACACACATTATAATTACATGCCTACCATCACAGGCCCTGGGCATGCTTCTATTTATTCGGGAACAACACCAGAAAATCATGGAATTGTTAGCAATGACTGGTATAATCGTGAATCAAAAAAAACAATGTATTGTGCGGAAGACACAACTGTATTGATGGTAGATTCTGATAAAAAAGAGCTTCTAAATATTCCAATAGGCAATAGATCACCACAAAACTTAAAAACAACAACTATTACAGATGAGTTAAAGTTGTTTAGCAATGGTAGATCTAAAGTCATAGGGGTATCTTTAAAAGATCGAGGAGCCATTTTTCCTGCTGGACATTTAGCAGATGCAGCATATTGGTATAATGCTAATAATGGCAATTTCGTGTCTAGCACCTATTATTTAGAAACGCTCCCTGAATGGCTCGTAGCCTTTAATAATTCTCATAAGGCAGACTCCTTATTAAACCTTACTTGGAATACTTTTTTAACAAGGGATAAATACATACATAGTGGAGCAGATGATGCAAGTTTTGAAAAGGTTTATAAAGGCAGAGAAACTTCTACATTTCCGTACCACTTAAAAAAACTCCGAAAAACTAATGGCAACTATAGCTTACTTGCAGAGGTGCCTTACGGAAATACATTAGTAACTCAGTTAGCAATAGAAGCCATTAAAAAGGAAGGTTTAGGGCAAGGAAAAGAGATTGATTTTTTAACGATAAGTTATTCCGCAACAGACTACATAGGGCATCATTTTGGAATTAGGTCAAAAGAAGTGGAAGATGCATATGTTAGAATGGATAGAGAAATAGCAACACTTCTGAAGAATCTAAATAAAGAAGTAGGCAAGGGCAATTATACCTTATTTTTAACTGCAGATCATGGGGCTAGTGACACCCCTAATTTTCTAAAAACAATGAGACTACCCGGGGAATTTTATACTCCTGAAAAAATAAAAAAAAGAATCAATGCAGATTTGTCTGAAAAATTTGGGGTATCAGATTATATTTCTTTTATAGATAATGCACAGCTATATTTTAATGAAACTAGTACTTCAAAAGAATTGGTAATTAAAAGAGCAGCTTCTTTTTTAAGAACTATAGAAGGTGTTAAAAGTATTTACACGCCTAATTTACTCCATAGTAATTCTTATGAAAATAGTATAGATCCTTTAGTTAAGACTAGTGTTCATTTAGAAAATTCTGGAGATATTTTATTTGAATTTCATTCTGGCTGGATGGAAGAAAGGCCTTATGGAACAACACACGGAAGCACCTATACAAGCGATACACATGTTCCCTTACTGTTTTACGGGCATGGTATTCCAAAAGGAGTCGCTACGAAAAAACATGTAATCACTCAGATTGCACCAACGCTTTCTATGATATTAGATATTCCATTACCCAATACAAGTAACAGAAAACCTATTGATGGGATATTTACAGGAAATAAATAA